A window from Culex pipiens pallens isolate TS chromosome 3, TS_CPP_V2, whole genome shotgun sequence encodes these proteins:
- the LOC120417491 gene encoding uncharacterized protein LOC120417491 isoform X1 → MLGFKVLLAMTAFISLASGDCRIVLRSNSSHEKAPLFLSQDRSLYVLQKPKGSNFRWNNGETLIVGCANAKNKIASSNSNLANVTCVNGEQFRLSGKKVTYGSLNCSSSVSASIKAQNRPCAAGTGKLFDIGFEVLGVPFVKYFQSCYNDAKSSVLYTEHELLGGSIDVAQIDNDRPAFKVGELKSKVRFSSVYTQTSQRNRLATLLGSEEAAQRYISPGSFFAKGHLTPDGDAVLDTWADATYFYINAAPEWQVINVGNWLRVENAARKVAARLNDTVRVFTGVYDVLQLPDANGRPVSITLAENSQLEAPKWFWKIVHHSGSDSAIALVTLNNPFASEGEHLCPDVCDRFGWGHKEFRELPRGFTYCCSVQDLRKAIKFIPSKADAANILRFN, encoded by the exons ATGCTGGGATTTAAAGTGTTGCTTGCGATGACAGCCTTCATCAGTTTGGCCTCCGGAG ATTGCAGGATTGTTCTACGAAGCAATTCATCCCACGAAAAAGCACCATTATTTCTAAGCCAGGATAGATCTTTGTACGTGCTACAAAAACCAAAGGGATCAAACTTCCGGTGGAACAACGGAGAAACCCTAATCGTTGGTTGTGCaaatgccaaaaataaaattgcaagtT CCAACTCAAACCTGGCCAACGTAACCTGCGTCAACGGTGAACAGTTTCGTTTGAGTGGTAAAAAAGTGACCTACGGAAGCCTCAACTGTTCATCGAGCGTATCTGCCTCTATAAAAGCCCAGAATCGTCCGTGCGCGGCCGGAACTGGAAAGCTGTTTGATATTGGCTTCGAAGTGCTTGGAGTTCCGtttgtgaaatattttcagTCATGCTACAACGATGCCAAATCATCAGTTCTGTACACCGAGCATGAACTGCTAGGAGGATCGATCGATG TTGCTCAAATCGACAACGACCGGCCGGCGTTCAAGGTGGGTGAGCTGAAAAGTAAGGTACGATTCTCGTCGGTGTACACCCAAACCTCTCAACGAAACAGGCTTGCGACGCTGCTGGGTTCCGAGGAAGCGGCTCAACGGTACATCTCGCCAGGATCATTCTTCGCCAAAGGACATCTTACGCCGGACGGCGATGCGGTTCTGGACACCTGGGCCGACGCCACCTATTTCTACATCAATGCCGCCCCGGAATGGCAG GTCATCAACGTGGGCAATTGGCTGCGGGTTGAAAATGCCGCCCGGAAGGTGGCAGCCCGGCTCAACGATACCGTTCGAGTGTTCACCGGAGTGTACGATGTGCTGCAGCTGCCGGATGCCAACGGCCGGCCAGTTTCAATCACTTTGGCGGAAAATTCCCAGCTGGAAGCCCCGAAATGGTTCTGGAAGATTGTGCACCACTCCGGGTCCGATTCAGCCATCGCCCTGGTAACGCTGAACAATCCGTTTGCGTCGGAGGGTGAGCACCTGTGCCCGGACGTGTGCGACCGGTTCGGGTGGGGCCACAAGGAGTTCCGGGAGCTGCCACGGGGGTTCACCTACTGCTGCTCGGTGCAGGACCTCCGCAAGGCAATCAAATTCATTCCGTCGAAAGCAGACGCTGCCAACATTCTTCgatttaattaa
- the LOC120417491 gene encoding uncharacterized protein LOC120417491 isoform X2, with amino-acid sequence MLGFKVLLAMTAFISLASGANSNLANVTCVNGEQFRLSGKKVTYGSLNCSSSVSASIKAQNRPCAAGTGKLFDIGFEVLGVPFVKYFQSCYNDAKSSVLYTEHELLGGSIDVAQIDNDRPAFKVGELKSKVRFSSVYTQTSQRNRLATLLGSEEAAQRYISPGSFFAKGHLTPDGDAVLDTWADATYFYINAAPEWQVINVGNWLRVENAARKVAARLNDTVRVFTGVYDVLQLPDANGRPVSITLAENSQLEAPKWFWKIVHHSGSDSAIALVTLNNPFASEGEHLCPDVCDRFGWGHKEFRELPRGFTYCCSVQDLRKAIKFIPSKADAANILRFN; translated from the exons ATGCTGGGATTTAAAGTGTTGCTTGCGATGACAGCCTTCATCAGTTTGGCCTCCGGAG CCAACTCAAACCTGGCCAACGTAACCTGCGTCAACGGTGAACAGTTTCGTTTGAGTGGTAAAAAAGTGACCTACGGAAGCCTCAACTGTTCATCGAGCGTATCTGCCTCTATAAAAGCCCAGAATCGTCCGTGCGCGGCCGGAACTGGAAAGCTGTTTGATATTGGCTTCGAAGTGCTTGGAGTTCCGtttgtgaaatattttcagTCATGCTACAACGATGCCAAATCATCAGTTCTGTACACCGAGCATGAACTGCTAGGAGGATCGATCGATG TTGCTCAAATCGACAACGACCGGCCGGCGTTCAAGGTGGGTGAGCTGAAAAGTAAGGTACGATTCTCGTCGGTGTACACCCAAACCTCTCAACGAAACAGGCTTGCGACGCTGCTGGGTTCCGAGGAAGCGGCTCAACGGTACATCTCGCCAGGATCATTCTTCGCCAAAGGACATCTTACGCCGGACGGCGATGCGGTTCTGGACACCTGGGCCGACGCCACCTATTTCTACATCAATGCCGCCCCGGAATGGCAG GTCATCAACGTGGGCAATTGGCTGCGGGTTGAAAATGCCGCCCGGAAGGTGGCAGCCCGGCTCAACGATACCGTTCGAGTGTTCACCGGAGTGTACGATGTGCTGCAGCTGCCGGATGCCAACGGCCGGCCAGTTTCAATCACTTTGGCGGAAAATTCCCAGCTGGAAGCCCCGAAATGGTTCTGGAAGATTGTGCACCACTCCGGGTCCGATTCAGCCATCGCCCTGGTAACGCTGAACAATCCGTTTGCGTCGGAGGGTGAGCACCTGTGCCCGGACGTGTGCGACCGGTTCGGGTGGGGCCACAAGGAGTTCCGGGAGCTGCCACGGGGGTTCACCTACTGCTGCTCGGTGCAGGACCTCCGCAAGGCAATCAAATTCATTCCGTCGAAAGCAGACGCTGCCAACATTCTTCgatttaattaa